The genomic DNA CTGCTCACTATCAGCTAAGCTCTGGAACGAAGCCAACTACGCTAGGAGGAGGATGTTCTTCGAGAAAAAGAGAGTCGACCTGAAGTCAACGTATAAAGAGTTCTACGAGAAGTACAAGGCATTAATAGGTTCAGCGACAGCTCAGCAGGTCCTAAACAAAAACGATGAAGCTTGGAGAAGCTTCTTCTCAATGCTGAAAGCAAGGAAAGAAGGAAAACTACCACCGTTCATAAGAAAAGTGAACCCACCGGGATACAGGAAGAAGAGCGGATATAGGGAGCTATGGTGCGTCCTCAGAAACGACCAGTACAGGTTCGATGGAGACTACATCGTGATCAAGAGTCTTGGAGTAATCAGGAGCATCAAGGTGAAGTACACTGGTAGAATAAGTATTAGAGGTAAGCAGGGTAGAGCTGAGGTACACTACGATAGCGATGAGGAGAAGTGGTACATACACGTAGCGTTCGAGGTATCGGAGAAGATAGTTAAAGAGAGATGGATTAAGATTCCAACGAAACCTCTGGGAAGCAGGGTTGCCGGGGTAGATATTGGTATCAACAACCTGTTGGCTGTATACGTGGAGGATGGTTCAGCTCTAATCGTTTCCGGTAGACCGTTGAAGAGCTTGAGCTTCCACTGGAGGAAGAAGATAGCAGACTACCAGTCCACGCTAAACAAGTACGGGTTGAAGACTTCTAGAAGGCTTAGAAAGATGTACAAGAGGTGGAGAAGGCAGGTAAAGAACTATATTGATTGGGCTGTGAGGAACGCTGTGAAGTGGCTCTACCTGAGGAGAGTGTCAACAGTTTTACTCGGCTATCCTAAGTATCTGACGCAGGACAACAACAAATCCTCCAAGGTGAACTTCGAAGTAGTTCACGTATGGAATTATGGGTACCTGGTGAGAAGGATAATCGAGGTAGGAGAAGAGTACGGCATCAAGGTTGAGCTCGTCAGCGAAGAGAGTACATCCACCACCTGCCCACTATGCAGAACCAGAGACGGATACCACAAGAGAGTATATAGAGGATTGCTGAAATGCTACAAGCACGACAAAGTATTCAACGCAGACCTAGTAGGAGCACACAACATCCTACTCAAAGCGAAAACCATATCCCCAAGCCCCGCACTATGCGGGGTAGGGATAACGCGCCTGAGACCAGGCGCAGAGCTGAACCCGGCAGGAGCCGGGAATGTAGCTCTAAACCTCCCCAGAACCCTCGTCCTTTAGGGCGAGGAGGATGTCAGTCAGAGTTTCAAGTCTATGAGTCCATCTATTTGCAAATGATGGGAACTATATATTTATCCTATTGAAGCTCTAATCATTTCTAGTGAACTTATTATCTTCTGTGTAATATCTTTAGGT from Thermoprotei archaeon includes the following:
- a CDS encoding transposase — encoded protein: MGEGEMKRTVTLRLVPDRASENKLKLLCSLSAKLWNEANYARRRMFFEKKRVDLKSTYKEFYEKYKALIGSATAQQVLNKNDEAWRSFFSMLKARKEGKLPPFIRKVNPPGYRKKSGYRELWCVLRNDQYRFDGDYIVIKSLGVIRSIKVKYTGRISIRGKQGRAEVHYDSDEEKWYIHVAFEVSEKIVKERWIKIPTKPLGSRVAGVDIGINNLLAVYVEDGSALIVSGRPLKSLSFHWRKKIADYQSTLNKYGLKTSRRLRKMYKRWRRQVKNYIDWAVRNAVKWLYLRRVSTVLLGYPKYLTQDNNKSSKVNFEVVHVWNYGYLVRRIIEVGEEYGIKVELVSEESTSTTCPLCRTRDGYHKRVYRGLLKCYKHDKVFNADLVGAHNILLKAKTISPSPALCGVGITRLRPGAELNPAGAGNVALNLPRTLVL